In the genome of Vicia villosa cultivar HV-30 ecotype Madison, WI linkage group LG7, Vvil1.0, whole genome shotgun sequence, one region contains:
- the LOC131620242 gene encoding uncharacterized protein LOC131620242, with the protein MASPSKQNVGSSSQQQHQQEQVQEQQRVSQKTCLIPLEQLEVICELMVDFENLEKHDIHLTENMVFQGWGDFFYGLCGPVYPDLVKEFWVHATVMPKAILSIVHSELFSITENLLRKLFGLENAEGVTEATPGRADWDAVYAKIFQNGKKSKEVKDLKTPYKIPAKILLGCFYHRKSTVSSNYVNKDQ; encoded by the coding sequence ATGGCTTCCCCCTCAAAGCAAAATGTTGGTTCTTCTTCtcagcaacaacatcaacaagaacaAGTTCAAGAGCAACAACGTGTTTCCCAGAAAACATGTTTGATTCCGTTGGAACAATTAGAAGTTATCTGCGAGTTGATGGTGGATTTCGAAAATCTGGAAAAACATGATATTCATCTTACAGAGAACATGGTTTTTCAAGGATGGGGAGATTTCTTCTATGGTTTGTGTGGTCCAGTCTACCCAGATTTAgtgaaggaattctgggtacatgcaactgTAATGCCTAAAGCCATTCTCTCGATAGTTCATAGTGAACTTTTCTCCATCACAGAGAATCTTCTGAGGAAGTTGTTTGGTTTGGAAAACGCTGAAGGTGTTACTGAAGCAACTCCTGGAAGAGCTGATTGGGATGCTGTGTATGCAAAAATCTTCCAGAATGGAAAGAAGTCTAAGGAAGTTAAGGATTTGAAGACTCCTTACAAGATTCCGgctaagattcttctgggttgcTTCTACCACAGAAAATCTACAGTCTCTTCAAACTATGTTAACAAGGACCAATAA